A stretch of Gymnodinialimonas phycosphaerae DNA encodes these proteins:
- the purF gene encoding amidophosphoribosyltransferase: MDETVFPAPEFPWHPFDARDDDKLREECGVFGVIGVSDAANFVALGLHALQHRGQEAGGIVTYDPEAGFSEARRFGYVRDTFTSQKVMETLPGSIGIGHVRYSTAGSKGATQIRDVQPFFGQFSMGGAAIAHNGNIVNADELRKELIDRGSIFQSSSDSECIIHLMARSLQRNIPERMKDGLRRVEGAFSIVAMTRTKLIGCRDALGVRPLVIGKLGEGYVLSSETCALDIIGAELIREVAPGEMVVITDKGIESSKPFEQKRPRFCIFEHVYFSRPDSIIGGRSVYETRRQIGVELAKEAPVDADLVCPVPDSGTPAAIGYSQESGIPYAMGIIRNQYMGRTFIEPSEQIRNMGVRLKLNVNRALIKGKRVILVDDSVVRGTTSRKIKEMILDAGAAEVHFRIASPPTEWPCFYGVDTPERSKLLAATMTPDEMCSYLGVDSLKFISLDGLYRAVGEAKGRDPAKPAYCDACFSGEYPVTPTDQIAKGFELVEAAE; the protein is encoded by the coding sequence ATGGACGAGACAGTCTTCCCCGCCCCCGAATTTCCATGGCATCCCTTCGATGCGCGCGACGACGACAAGTTGCGCGAGGAATGTGGGGTCTTCGGTGTCATCGGTGTATCTGACGCTGCCAATTTCGTGGCCCTGGGGCTGCACGCCCTGCAACATCGCGGACAGGAAGCGGGTGGCATCGTCACCTATGATCCCGAGGCCGGTTTTTCCGAGGCCCGCCGCTTTGGCTACGTGCGCGACACCTTCACGTCTCAGAAGGTGATGGAAACGCTTCCCGGCTCCATCGGCATCGGCCATGTCCGCTATTCCACCGCCGGATCGAAGGGCGCCACCCAGATCCGCGACGTGCAACCCTTCTTCGGCCAGTTCTCCATGGGCGGGGCGGCGATTGCGCACAACGGCAACATCGTCAACGCCGATGAGTTGCGAAAGGAATTGATCGACCGCGGGTCGATCTTCCAATCCTCCAGTGACAGCGAATGCATCATCCACCTGATGGCGCGGTCCTTGCAACGCAACATCCCCGAGCGGATGAAAGACGGTCTGCGCCGGGTGGAAGGCGCGTTTTCCATCGTCGCCATGACCCGCACCAAGCTGATCGGGTGCCGCGATGCCCTTGGCGTGCGGCCGCTGGTGATCGGCAAGTTGGGCGAAGGCTATGTGCTGTCGTCCGAGACCTGCGCCCTCGACATCATCGGCGCAGAGCTGATCCGCGAGGTCGCCCCCGGCGAGATGGTGGTGATCACGGACAAAGGCATTGAATCCTCAAAACCGTTTGAGCAAAAGCGCCCCCGCTTCTGCATCTTCGAGCATGTCTATTTCTCGCGCCCCGACAGCATCATCGGCGGGCGATCTGTCTACGAGACGCGCCGTCAGATCGGGGTGGAACTGGCCAAGGAAGCGCCGGTGGACGCAGACCTTGTTTGCCCGGTGCCTGACTCAGGGACGCCCGCGGCGATTGGCTATAGCCAGGAAAGCGGCATTCCCTACGCGATGGGCATCATCCGCAACCAATACATGGGCCGCACGTTCATTGAGCCGTCCGAGCAGATCCGCAACATGGGTGTGCGCCTGAAGCTGAACGTCAACCGGGCCCTGATCAAGGGCAAGCGCGTGATCCTGGTGGATGACAGCGTCGTGCGCGGCACAACCAGCCGCAAGATCAAGGAGATGATCCTGGATGCGGGCGCGGCGGAGGTGCATTTCCGCATCGCCTCTCCGCCCACGGAATGGCCGTGTTTCTACGGTGTCGACACGCCCGAGCGGTCCAAGCTGCTCGCCGCGACAATGACGCCTGATGAAATGTGCAGCTACCTGGGCGTTGACAGCCTCAAGTTCATCTCGCTCGACGGTCTTTACCGCGCCGTGGGCGAGGCCAAGGGCCGCGACCCGGCCAAGCCCGCCTATTGTGACGCCTGTTTCTCGGGCGAATACCCCGTCACGCCGACGGACCAGATCGCGAAAGGGTTCGAACTGGTGGAGGCCGCGGAATGA
- a CDS encoding CvpA family protein yields MDGFTIFDGIVGGVIVISAILAYARGFIREVMSIVGWVAAAFIAFIFAPNALPLISEIPMLGDFIGESRELGILASFAIVFVVALVVVSIFTPLLSSVVQRSALGGIDAGLGFLFGVARGVLLVVVALIAYERIVGDEPIAAISDSRSAAVFANMQATIEAQIPTDVPGWILERYETLIDGAEVPAAE; encoded by the coding sequence ATGGACGGATTTACCATTTTTGACGGGATCGTGGGCGGCGTGATCGTGATCTCTGCCATCCTCGCCTATGCGCGCGGCTTCATCCGCGAGGTCATGTCGATCGTCGGTTGGGTCGCGGCGGCATTCATCGCCTTCATCTTCGCCCCCAACGCCCTGCCGCTGATCTCGGAAATCCCGATGCTTGGCGATTTCATCGGTGAATCGCGCGAACTGGGGATCCTCGCCAGCTTCGCCATCGTTTTCGTGGTGGCCCTTGTGGTGGTCTCGATCTTCACGCCGCTGCTTTCATCGGTCGTGCAACGCTCGGCGCTTGGTGGGATCGACGCGGGGCTTGGTTTCCTGTTTGGCGTGGCGCGTGGCGTGTTGCTGGTCGTGGTGGCCCTGATCGCCTATGAGCGTATCGTGGGCGACGAGCCCATCGCCGCGATTTCGGACAGTCGCTCGGCCGCCGTTTTCGCCAATATGCAAGCCACGATCGAGGCGCAGATCCCGACCGATGTCCCCGGCTGGATCCTGGAGCGTTACGAGACCCTGATCGACGGCGCCGAGGTGCCTGCTGCCGAATAG